A region of Sparus aurata chromosome 8, fSpaAur1.1, whole genome shotgun sequence DNA encodes the following proteins:
- the mapk12a gene encoding mitogen-activated protein kinase 12 translates to MSTRVRPGYYRQEVNNTAWEVPERYQRLRQVGSGAYGTVCSAVDSRTRTKVAIKKLYRPFQSELFAKRAYRELRLLKHMKHENVIGLLDVFTADLSLDKLHDFYLVMPFMGTDLGKVLKLQRLSEEKIQYLVYQMLRGLKYIHSAGIIHRDLKPGNLAVNEDCELKILDFGLARQADSEMTGYVVTRWYRAPEVILSWMHYTQTVDIWSVGCIMAEMLQGKPLFKGSDHLDQLREIMKTTGTPTQEFISKLESEDAKSYIESLPKMEKKDLCKVFSTANPQAVSVLQRMLLLDPENRVSAAEGLTMPYFKDYRDPEGEKEAEPYDHSVDNSDLTLSQWKRHTFTEILTFKPVVIDPKETSL, encoded by the exons ATGTCTACACGAGTCAGACCCGGATACTACCGCCAAGAAGTCAATAACACCGCATGGGAGGTACCGGAGCGGTACCAGCGCCTGAGGCAGGTGGGGTCCGGCGCGTACGGGACTGTGTG CTCAGCAGTGGactccagaaccagaaccaaagTGGCCATCAAGAAGCTGTACAGGCCGTTCCAGTCGGAGCTGTTTGCCAAGCGGGCGTACCGAGAGCTGAGGCTGctcaaacacatgaaacatgaaaat gtgaTCGGCCTGTTGGACGTGTTCACTGCCGACCTCTCTCTGGACAAACTCCACGACTT TTACCTGGTGATGCCGTTCATGGGGACGGACCTGGGGAAGGTGCTGAAGCTGCAGCGGCTGTCAGAAGAAAAGATCCAGTATTTGGTTTATCAGATGCTCCGAGGTCTGAAG TACATTCACTCTGCTGGTATAATTCACAGG GACCTCAAACCAGGAAATCTCGCCGTCAACGAAGACTGTGAGCTCAAG ATCCTGGACTTTGGTTTGGCGCGGCAGGCCGACAGCGAGATGACGGGGTACGTGGTGACTCGTTGGTACCGAGCCCCGGAGGTCATCCTGAGCTGGATGCACTACACTCAGACGG TGGACATTTGGTCCGTGGGCTGCATCATGGCAGAGATGCTGCAAGGAAAGCCTCTTTTTAAAGGCAGCGACC ATCTGGATCAGCTGAGAGAGATCATGAAGACGACAGGAACACCCACTCAGGAGTTCATATCAAAACTAGAGTCTGAGGAT GCTAAAAGCTACATCGAAAGTCTTCCGAAAATGGAGAAGAAAGACCTCTGCAAGGTGTTTTCCACAGCTAATCCACAAG CCGTGTCCGTGCTGCAGCGCATGTTGTTGCTGGATCCGGAGAACAGGGTGAGCGCCGCCGAGGGGCTCACGATGCCTTACTTCAAGGACTACAGAGATCCGGAGGGGGAGAAGGAAGCGGAGCCGTACGACCACTCGGTGGACAACTCAGACCTGACGCTGAGCCAGTGGAAAC gtCACACCTTCACAGAGATCCTGACCTTCAAACCCGTTGTGATAGATCCCAAGGAAACCTCGCTGTGA